A DNA window from Streptomyces canus contains the following coding sequences:
- a CDS encoding S1 family peptidase, producing the protein MPIRAARSTRPGTRTAAVVTTAMLAAATLWSTATPASAIKGGGPATTKARPYAMLIEFDGRQFCGGTLVAPTKVLTAGHCVESAGDVSTLRVIGGRTQVDGTDGTVREVTSARMDSRYGGPGYAYDAAVLTLDRPMPYRTIPVAGARDGKLVAEGRKATTLGWGRTGPGISGTRLKQTTLVLSPVADCQPYTDPGTDPATMLCGMPRPGSTDSICPGDSGGPLISGGKVVGIVSSGNKYCDEQFPVSVIVRADSVATDLGIPTR; encoded by the coding sequence ATGCCGATCCGCGCCGCCAGGTCCACCCGTCCCGGTACGCGCACGGCCGCCGTCGTCACCACCGCCATGCTCGCCGCGGCCACGCTCTGGTCCACCGCCACTCCCGCCTCCGCGATCAAGGGCGGCGGTCCGGCCACCACGAAAGCCCGGCCGTACGCCATGTTGATCGAGTTCGACGGCAGGCAGTTCTGCGGTGGCACGCTCGTCGCGCCCACGAAGGTGCTCACGGCAGGACACTGCGTGGAGAGCGCCGGTGACGTGTCCACACTGCGGGTCATCGGCGGCCGCACCCAAGTGGACGGCACCGACGGCACGGTGCGGGAGGTCACCTCGGCCCGGATGGACTCGCGTTACGGCGGGCCCGGTTACGCCTATGACGCCGCGGTCCTCACTCTCGACCGGCCGATGCCGTACCGGACGATCCCGGTGGCCGGAGCCAGGGACGGCAAGCTGGTGGCCGAGGGCCGGAAGGCCACCACGCTCGGCTGGGGACGCACCGGGCCCGGTATCAGCGGAACCAGGCTCAAGCAGACCACGCTGGTCCTGTCCCCCGTCGCCGACTGTCAGCCGTACACCGACCCCGGGACCGACCCCGCCACGATGCTGTGCGGCATGCCCCGCCCCGGCTCCACCGACAGCATCTGCCCCGGAGACTCCGGCGGGCCGCTGATCAGCGGCGGCAAGGTGGTGGGAATCGTGTCGTCCGGCAACAAGTACTGCGACGAGCAGTTCCCGGTGTCCGTCATCGTCCGCGCGGACTCGGTCGCCACGGATCTGGGCATCCCCACCCGCTGA
- a CDS encoding S9 family peptidase, with the protein MGRMITMVNAPSPFHHHLVEQPRLTDLALAPDGTRLVASVQTLDDEGTRYVSELWEVDPAGEREARLVSGSVPGDFAPAFTPDGSLLFLSERGPHEPPGAALWSLSEHGEAERIAHHPGGMTALTAAPRASTLAWTAALLPGAADADTHAALLRERHRARVTAVLYEATPTRANGVDLGPAEPHTFVRRGEAPPIDAGGQGLAGAGDMALSPDGSVVAYTRAPTSTAPDTNAVVIADAATGMERRAFSLPGHQYHRPVFTADGTRLICQRQREETYDTEWRVTLVALDPVSGEETDLLPDFDNWPWPGRAIPSPVAGDATLWFTGDERGHCPVFRRDPDGTVTRLTASGAYSSLCVTPDGSILYALRSALDSPPQVARLDATEPDQEPAVLKAPGDLGPLPGTLTEVHTTADDGFALRAWLILPEGAGPDGPSPLLVEAHGGPQSSWSGWPCQWNPWPFVARGYAVLLPDPALSTGYGQQMQARGRGQCGGRPYRDLIALTDAALTRADLDVGRTALAGWSFGGYLAGRAATLTDRFRAVVTHAGMWNMEAFQSDTDMHTYFRKIYGDPRTRRERYEADSPHLDAEHLTTPMLIVHGGKDYRVPVGQSLALHHDLQRQGVPAKFLYFPDESHGIGAPNHLRLVYETALNFLDHHVLGEEWKRPGPV; encoded by the coding sequence ATGGGCAGGATGATCACCATGGTCAACGCCCCGAGCCCCTTCCACCACCACCTCGTCGAACAACCGCGCCTGACCGACCTGGCCCTCGCTCCCGACGGCACCCGCCTGGTGGCGTCCGTCCAGACCCTGGACGACGAGGGCACGCGGTACGTGTCCGAGCTGTGGGAGGTGGATCCGGCGGGCGAGCGCGAGGCCCGTCTCGTGTCCGGATCCGTCCCGGGCGACTTCGCCCCCGCCTTCACCCCCGACGGCAGCCTGTTGTTCCTCTCCGAACGTGGCCCGCACGAGCCGCCGGGCGCCGCGCTGTGGTCGCTGTCCGAGCACGGTGAGGCCGAGCGGATCGCCCACCACCCGGGCGGTATGACCGCGTTGACCGCCGCCCCCCGTGCGTCCACGCTCGCCTGGACAGCCGCTCTTCTGCCAGGTGCTGCGGATGCCGACACCCACGCCGCCCTGCTCCGCGAGCGCCATCGGGCACGCGTCACCGCGGTCCTGTACGAGGCGACCCCCACCCGAGCCAACGGTGTGGACCTCGGCCCCGCCGAACCGCACACCTTCGTCCGTCGTGGCGAAGCCCCGCCGATCGACGCGGGCGGCCAAGGCCTCGCCGGCGCAGGGGACATGGCCCTCTCCCCGGACGGGTCGGTGGTCGCCTACACGCGGGCCCCGACGAGCACCGCCCCGGACACGAACGCGGTGGTGATCGCCGACGCGGCAACCGGCATGGAGCGTCGCGCCTTCTCCCTGCCGGGCCACCAGTACCACCGCCCGGTCTTCACCGCCGACGGCACGCGCCTGATCTGCCAACGCCAGCGGGAGGAGACGTACGACACGGAATGGCGGGTCACCCTCGTCGCTCTCGACCCCGTATCAGGCGAAGAGACGGACCTCCTGCCGGACTTCGACAACTGGCCCTGGCCGGGACGGGCCATACCCTCTCCGGTCGCCGGGGACGCCACGCTGTGGTTCACGGGCGATGAGCGGGGCCACTGCCCGGTCTTCCGCCGTGACCCGGACGGCACAGTCACCCGCCTCACCGCCTCCGGCGCGTACTCCTCCCTCTGCGTGACGCCGGACGGGTCCATCCTCTACGCCCTGCGCAGCGCGCTCGACAGTCCGCCCCAGGTAGCCCGCCTGGACGCCACCGAGCCCGACCAGGAGCCCGCCGTTCTCAAGGCACCGGGTGACCTCGGGCCCCTCCCCGGCACGTTGACCGAGGTGCACACGACCGCGGACGACGGCTTCGCACTCCGCGCCTGGCTGATCCTGCCCGAGGGCGCGGGGCCCGACGGCCCGTCACCCCTCCTCGTCGAGGCGCACGGCGGACCCCAGTCGTCCTGGAGCGGCTGGCCCTGTCAGTGGAACCCCTGGCCCTTCGTGGCCCGCGGCTACGCCGTACTCCTGCCCGATCCGGCCCTGTCCACCGGATACGGGCAGCAGATGCAGGCACGCGGACGCGGCCAGTGCGGCGGCCGGCCCTACCGCGACCTCATCGCCCTCACCGACGCCGCGCTGACCCGCGCCGACCTGGACGTGGGCCGAACGGCCCTTGCCGGCTGGTCCTTCGGTGGCTATCTCGCGGGCCGCGCCGCGACCCTGACCGACCGCTTCAGAGCAGTCGTCACACACGCCGGGATGTGGAACATGGAGGCCTTCCAGAGCGACACCGACATGCACACGTACTTCCGCAAGATCTACGGCGACCCGCGCACCCGGCGCGAACGCTACGAGGCCGACTCGCCCCACCTCGACGCGGAGCACCTGACGACACCGATGCTGATCGTGCACGGCGGCAAGGACTACCGGGTCCCGGTGGGCCAGTCCCTGGCCCTCCACCACGACCTTCAACGCCAGGGTGTTCCTGCCAAGTTCCTGTACTTCCCGGACGAGAGCCACGGGATCGGAGCCCCGAACCACCTGCGCCTCGTGTACGAGACCGCCCTGAACTTCCTCGACCACCATGTCCTCGGCGAGGAGTGGAAGCGGCCGGGGCCCGTGTGA
- a CDS encoding 2-phosphosulfolactate phosphatase — protein sequence MDARFLGIAHLVDTPSVAVVVDVMRAFTVAAWAFAQGAEKIVLAESLDEALALKDRHPDWVALKDGPPAPGFDTVNSPGLLRSLDLGGRTVVQKTTAGTVGALAVKEASLVLCASFVVAGATARLLRTRKCADVTFVVTGEDGQADEDLACAQYIAWRATGAGTDAAEFLRRAGESRAAAELAEGVRQGVHPDDVALCLELDRFPFAMVATLEDSLMVLRPCAVPSPTVEASI from the coding sequence ATGGACGCTCGTTTCCTTGGCATCGCTCACCTGGTCGACACCCCGTCGGTGGCGGTCGTGGTCGACGTCATGCGTGCTTTCACGGTGGCTGCCTGGGCCTTCGCCCAGGGGGCGGAAAAGATCGTTCTTGCCGAGTCGCTGGACGAGGCCCTGGCGCTCAAGGACCGCCACCCGGACTGGGTGGCGCTCAAGGACGGTCCGCCCGCTCCCGGCTTCGACACCGTCAACTCGCCGGGCCTGCTGCGATCCCTCGACCTCGGCGGACGGACCGTCGTGCAGAAGACCACGGCCGGGACGGTCGGCGCCCTCGCGGTCAAGGAGGCGTCGCTCGTGCTGTGCGCGAGCTTCGTCGTGGCGGGGGCGACGGCTCGACTCCTGCGGACCCGCAAGTGCGCCGATGTCACGTTCGTGGTGACGGGCGAGGACGGGCAGGCCGATGAGGATCTGGCCTGTGCTCAGTACATCGCTTGGAGGGCCACCGGGGCCGGCACGGACGCAGCCGAGTTCCTCCGCCGGGCAGGCGAGTCACGCGCCGCCGCCGAGCTGGCGGAGGGCGTGCGTCAAGGAGTCCATCCTGATGACGTCGCGCTCTGTCTTGAGCTCGACCGGTTCCCTTTTGCCATGGTGGCGACCTTGGAGGACTCGCTCATGGTGCTCCGTCCATGCGCAGTGCCTTCGCCGACCGTCGAGGCTTCGATCTGA
- a CDS encoding cupin domain-containing protein: MSNSAVPVNLADKLAQFSELWSQKKVAVLNDYEVKLAKLKGEFVWHTHEDTDELFLVISGRLTIQLRDGDVVVEPGELFVVPRGVEHCPLAEEETAILLFEPAGTINTGDAGGPMTKAAEILS; encoded by the coding sequence ATGTCCAACTCCGCTGTTCCTGTCAATCTCGCCGACAAGCTGGCGCAGTTCAGCGAGCTGTGGTCGCAGAAGAAAGTGGCTGTGCTCAACGACTACGAGGTCAAGCTGGCGAAACTGAAGGGAGAGTTCGTCTGGCACACCCACGAGGACACCGATGAACTGTTCCTGGTCATCAGCGGGCGGCTCACCATCCAGCTCAGGGATGGCGACGTGGTGGTGGAACCTGGCGAGTTGTTCGTGGTTCCCCGCGGAGTCGAACACTGCCCCCTGGCAGAGGAGGAGACCGCGATCCTGTTGTTCGAACCGGCGGGAACGATCAATACCGGTGACGCAGGGGGGCCGATGACCAAGGCGGCCGAGATCCTCAGCTGA
- a CDS encoding helix-turn-helix domain-containing protein produces MRMTLDERVRSAVAALLYATGESQTELAAALGVSQAQVSRRQSGTAAWSLADCDAVAAHYGIDPLDLLAGPTRATETLSAQRRRVAGRGVRPAGAARDGGAR; encoded by the coding sequence ATGCGGATGACGCTGGACGAGCGGGTGCGATCGGCGGTGGCCGCTCTCCTGTACGCGACCGGCGAGTCGCAGACGGAACTGGCCGCCGCTCTGGGCGTGAGCCAGGCGCAGGTGAGCCGCCGTCAGTCCGGAACCGCCGCCTGGAGCCTGGCCGACTGCGACGCGGTGGCCGCGCACTACGGCATCGACCCGCTGGACCTCCTGGCCGGGCCCACCCGGGCCACGGAGACACTGTCGGCGCAGCGCCGCCGCGTCGCCGGCCGTGGCGTGCGCCCTGCGGGCGCTGCTCGGGACGGGGGAGCCCGATGA
- a CDS encoding glycoside hydrolase family 53 protein: protein MTVKGPRRLVRAAMLLAALALPASLLTTPSASAAGSLTMLGADVSTAQRALDLGAKYYDASGTAKDPLDILKGLGVNYVRLRVWNNPASGYNNKAKVLSYAKQVKAKGLKLLVDFHYSDTWADPGNQNKPAAWAGHTISQLQTDVYNYTYDVCNSLKSQGTTPDSVQIGNEINVGMLWNEGKVVNNDFTNLSLLLKSGYNATKACNSGTQVIIHTADADSDANARWFYDGIKAKGVNWDITGLSYYCPWHGTIANMGSVVADMKSRYGKNVIIAETAYPFTSANADSTANSITTGCSGYPLSWQGQADNFTAVQNAARSNGAIGVFYWEPTWYAVTGNGWDPADINNSGNGWDNMAVFNWTGNVNPNIKWTP from the coding sequence ATGACCGTCAAAGGTCCGCGCCGCCTCGTGAGGGCCGCCATGCTCCTGGCGGCCCTCGCCCTGCCCGCATCCCTGCTCACCACGCCCAGCGCCTCTGCCGCCGGTTCGCTCACCATGCTCGGTGCCGATGTGTCGACCGCCCAGCGCGCCCTCGACCTCGGTGCCAAGTACTACGACGCGAGCGGCACCGCCAAGGACCCGCTGGACATCCTCAAGGGCCTCGGCGTCAACTACGTCCGTCTGCGGGTCTGGAACAACCCCGCGAGCGGCTACAACAACAAGGCCAAGGTGCTGTCGTACGCGAAGCAGGTGAAGGCCAAGGGGCTCAAGCTGCTGGTCGACTTCCACTACTCGGACACCTGGGCGGACCCGGGCAACCAGAACAAGCCCGCGGCCTGGGCCGGCCACACCATCAGCCAGCTGCAGACCGACGTCTACAACTACACGTACGACGTCTGCAACAGCCTCAAGTCGCAGGGCACCACCCCGGACAGCGTGCAGATCGGCAACGAGATCAACGTCGGCATGCTGTGGAACGAGGGCAAGGTCGTCAACAACGACTTCACCAACCTCAGTCTGCTGCTCAAGTCGGGCTACAACGCGACCAAGGCGTGCAACAGCGGCACCCAGGTGATCATCCACACCGCTGACGCCGACAGTGACGCGAACGCCCGCTGGTTCTACGACGGCATCAAGGCCAAGGGCGTCAACTGGGACATCACCGGGCTGTCCTACTACTGCCCGTGGCACGGCACGATCGCCAACATGGGCAGTGTCGTGGCCGACATGAAGTCCCGCTACGGCAAGAACGTCATCATCGCCGAGACGGCGTACCCGTTCACCTCGGCCAACGCGGACAGCACCGCCAACTCCATAACGACCGGCTGCTCGGGCTATCCGCTCAGCTGGCAGGGACAGGCGGACAACTTCACCGCCGTGCAGAACGCCGCCCGCAGCAACGGCGCGATCGGCGTCTTCTACTGGGAGCCCACCTGGTACGCGGTGACCGGCAACGGGTGGGACCCGGCCGACATCAACAACAGCGGCAACGGCTGGGACAACATGGCCGTCTTCAACTGGACCGGCAATGTGAACCCGAACATCAAGTGGACCCCGTAA
- a CDS encoding cytochrome, with translation MGVQLNSGSAAGHGSLESMSLEPLMTRDYERDPAIVYERLRRAHGPVAPVDLLGVPVWLVLGYEEAFQVLRDDHAWPKGLENWRARREGRLPEDWPLAPSLDVNHVLIQGGEGYRGLRVAWDTALRPFQDPRHPVAKRLKAKITRDADELITLFSQGGRTGWADLSAQFARPLPLMVASHLLGFPGSQHDDALMDMWRVLDAGPDAGPALERLLATLSELGAWKMKEPGDDFPSYLLASHPGLSVEELSRELMMLLGMTSDHVGILISNTVVEVITGNLPASASLSAGLIRETMNRVVMQKPPLINFVPRFPLTDMRLGDYTIAAGDPVWVSVGAAHADPAFAGKVCPESTISTRAHLSWGAGPRQCPARELAGGTAAIGVSRLFERLSGMELSLPVDQLPWRSSPFMRGLRSLPVRYTLSDAAALPVPPPPVLPAPVGSAPADESAVRPRSSLWRYLAGLVRGR, from the coding sequence ATGGGGGTCCAACTGAACAGCGGATCGGCAGCCGGTCACGGGTCGCTGGAGTCGATGAGTCTCGAACCGCTCATGACCCGCGACTACGAACGGGATCCGGCGATCGTGTACGAGCGTCTGCGCCGGGCGCACGGCCCGGTCGCGCCGGTCGACCTGCTGGGGGTGCCCGTCTGGCTCGTGCTGGGCTACGAGGAGGCGTTCCAGGTTCTCCGTGACGACCACGCCTGGCCGAAGGGGCTGGAGAACTGGCGGGCGCGGCGGGAAGGGCGGCTGCCCGAGGACTGGCCGCTCGCGCCGTCGCTGGACGTCAACCACGTGCTGATCCAGGGCGGTGAGGGCTACCGGGGCCTTCGTGTCGCCTGGGACACCGCGCTCCGGCCGTTCCAGGATCCCCGGCATCCGGTGGCCAAGCGGCTCAAGGCGAAGATCACCCGTGACGCCGACGAGCTGATCACGCTGTTCTCGCAGGGCGGGCGCACCGGGTGGGCCGATCTGTCGGCGCAGTTCGCGCGGCCGTTGCCGTTGATGGTGGCGAGTCACCTGCTCGGCTTCCCCGGCTCGCAGCACGACGACGCGTTGATGGACATGTGGCGGGTGCTGGACGCGGGGCCGGACGCGGGACCCGCGCTGGAGCGGCTGCTGGCGACCCTGTCGGAGCTGGGCGCGTGGAAGATGAAGGAACCCGGCGACGACTTCCCCTCCTACCTGCTCGCCTCCCATCCCGGGCTGAGTGTCGAGGAGTTGTCGCGTGAGCTGATGATGCTGCTCGGGATGACCTCGGACCATGTCGGCATCCTGATATCCAACACGGTCGTCGAGGTCATCACCGGGAACCTCCCCGCGAGCGCCAGTCTGTCGGCGGGGCTGATCAGGGAGACCATGAACCGGGTGGTGATGCAGAAGCCCCCGCTGATCAACTTCGTGCCCCGGTTCCCGCTGACCGACATGCGGCTCGGCGACTACACCATCGCGGCGGGCGATCCGGTGTGGGTGTCGGTCGGCGCCGCGCACGCGGACCCGGCCTTCGCGGGCAAGGTCTGCCCCGAGTCGACCATCAGTACGCGGGCCCATCTGTCCTGGGGCGCGGGCCCGCGGCAGTGTCCGGCCCGGGAACTGGCCGGTGGCACGGCGGCGATCGGGGTGAGCAGGCTCTTCGAGCGGCTGTCCGGGATGGAGTTGTCACTGCCCGTCGACCAACTGCCCTGGCGCTCATCGCCGTTCATGCGGGGTCTGAGGTCGCTTCCGGTGCGTTACACCCTCTCGGACGCGGCGGCCCTGCCGGTGCCCCCTCCCCCGGTCCTCCCCGCGCCGGTCGGCTCGGCTCCGGCCGACGAGTCCGCCGTGCGGCCGCGTTCGTCGCTGTGGCGCTACCTGGCGGGGCTGGTGCGCGGGCGCTGA
- a CDS encoding YceI family protein → MNLFNRGTPFRRADRTEPAAVTQPPTGSSATATAVLPDPGLAALTGEWAIDPAHSRIGFSVRHAMVTTVRGAFLEYQSRLYFNGRDPSRSKAEIVISTGSVDTGVEQRDGHLVGRDFLDAATYPRMRFVSTGVEAVGPDVYRMSGDLTIKAITRPVVLELTYIGHVTDPFGYQRAGFDGTTTINRSEWGLTYSTRLAEGGAMVSEKVRLQFDIAAIRTPPAG, encoded by the coding sequence ATGAACTTGTTCAACCGTGGCACCCCGTTCCGTCGCGCGGACCGCACGGAACCCGCCGCCGTCACCCAGCCCCCCACCGGGTCGTCGGCCACTGCCACAGCCGTCCTTCCTGATCCTGGACTGGCGGCCCTGACCGGGGAGTGGGCCATCGACCCCGCACACAGCAGGATCGGCTTCTCGGTACGCCACGCCATGGTGACGACCGTGCGCGGGGCGTTCCTGGAGTACCAGAGCCGCCTCTACTTCAACGGCCGCGATCCGTCCCGCTCGAAGGCGGAGATCGTCATCTCCACCGGGAGCGTCGACACCGGCGTGGAACAGCGCGACGGCCACCTCGTGGGCCGCGACTTCCTGGACGCCGCGACCTATCCGCGCATGCGGTTCGTCAGCACCGGCGTGGAAGCCGTCGGCCCCGACGTGTACCGGATGAGCGGCGACCTCACCATCAAGGCGATCACCCGACCCGTGGTCCTCGAACTCACCTACATAGGCCATGTCACCGACCCGTTCGGCTACCAACGGGCCGGCTTCGACGGCACCACCACCATCAACCGCTCCGAATGGGGCCTGACCTACAGCACCAGGCTCGCCGAGGGCGGCGCCATGGTCAGCGAGAAGGTACGCCTTCAGTTCGACATCGCCGCGATCCGCACACCTCCGGCCGGCTGA
- a CDS encoding solute symporter family protein, with translation MVTLGAAVVDRLSLQLTLVLFLSVVVVTLFTALLTAPQRDEIGEFYLGNRAMSPLRNGLAMCGDYLSAATLLGSTGLVALTGYDGLLYLCGTAVAWMMVLLLIAEPLRNTGKFTLGDTLAVRLTRMRRPVRLALALCTLAVTTLYLVAQLVGSVALLTQFTGEPSAATRTLCVIVIGTVVIVYAAIGGMPGATFIQVVKAVMLICGVTVAGVMVLQRFDWNVENLLAAAADNSGQGARFLEPGLRYGASSTSKLDFFSLQLAIVLGLAALPHVMMRLLAPKSVDVLRTSVVWAMGLVSLVCLAAGILGLGATAVLGRDTIAENDRTGNAAVLLLAHELGGAVLTALLSCLAFVTLLAVAAGLTLAAASSLAHDLYGEVIRKGRATETEELAVARLAAAVIGILGMSLALISWGANSATLAFLAFAIAASAILPTLVYSLFWRRFTAQGALLSLCGGLLTSVLLVVFSPVVSSAPASLYPDADFAWFPLQNPGIVSIPAGFLLGWLGSMLSPPETKETYEDFEVRTLVGVD, from the coding sequence ATGGTGACGCTCGGCGCCGCCGTCGTGGACCGCCTCAGCCTGCAGCTGACGCTCGTGCTCTTCCTGTCCGTGGTCGTGGTGACCCTGTTCACCGCGTTGCTCACCGCACCCCAACGCGACGAGATCGGCGAGTTCTACCTCGGCAACCGCGCCATGTCCCCGCTGCGCAACGGACTGGCGATGTGCGGCGACTACCTGTCCGCCGCGACCCTCCTGGGCAGCACCGGCCTGGTCGCCCTGACCGGCTACGACGGACTGCTCTACCTGTGCGGCACCGCGGTCGCCTGGATGATGGTGCTGCTGCTGATCGCCGAACCCCTGCGCAACACCGGCAAGTTCACCCTCGGCGACACCCTGGCCGTACGGCTGACGCGTATGCGGCGGCCGGTCCGCCTCGCCCTGGCCCTGTGCACGCTGGCCGTCACCACCCTCTACCTGGTCGCCCAACTCGTCGGCAGTGTCGCACTGTTGACCCAGTTCACCGGCGAACCCAGCGCCGCCACCCGCACCCTGTGCGTCATCGTCATCGGCACCGTCGTCATCGTCTACGCCGCCATCGGAGGCATGCCCGGCGCCACCTTCATCCAGGTCGTCAAGGCGGTCATGCTCATCTGTGGCGTCACCGTGGCCGGCGTGATGGTGCTCCAGCGCTTCGACTGGAACGTCGAGAACCTGCTCGCCGCCGCCGCGGACAACAGCGGGCAGGGCGCGCGGTTCCTGGAGCCCGGACTGCGTTACGGCGCCAGCTCCACCAGCAAACTCGACTTCTTCAGCCTGCAGTTGGCCATCGTGCTCGGCCTCGCCGCTCTCCCGCACGTGATGATGCGTCTGCTCGCCCCGAAGTCGGTCGATGTCCTGCGCACCTCGGTGGTGTGGGCCATGGGCCTGGTCAGCCTCGTCTGCCTGGCGGCCGGCATCCTCGGCCTCGGAGCCACCGCGGTCCTGGGCCGCGACACCATCGCGGAGAACGACCGCACGGGGAACGCGGCCGTGCTGCTGCTGGCGCACGAACTGGGCGGCGCCGTCCTGACCGCTTTGCTGTCCTGTCTCGCCTTCGTCACCCTCCTCGCGGTCGCCGCTGGCCTCACCCTGGCCGCCGCTTCCTCGCTCGCCCACGACCTCTATGGCGAGGTGATCCGCAAGGGAAGGGCGACGGAGACGGAGGAGCTTGCCGTGGCCCGGCTCGCGGCGGCCGTCATCGGCATCCTCGGCATGTCGCTCGCGCTGATCTCCTGGGGCGCCAACTCCGCGACCCTCGCCTTCCTCGCTTTCGCGATCGCCGCCTCCGCCATCCTTCCGACCCTCGTCTACAGCCTCTTCTGGCGGCGGTTCACCGCTCAGGGCGCCCTCCTCAGCCTCTGCGGGGGTCTGCTCACCTCGGTCCTCCTCGTGGTCTTCTCGCCGGTCGTCTCCTCCGCCCCAGCCTCGCTCTACCCGGACGCCGATTTCGCCTGGTTTCCCTTGCAGAATCCCGGAATCGTCTCCATCCCGGCCGGTTTTCTCCTCGGCTGGCTGGGCTCGATGCTCAGCCCTCCGGAAACGAAGGAGACCTACGAGGACTTCGAAGTGCGCACCCTCGTCGGGGTCGACTAG
- a CDS encoding DUF485 domain-containing protein, with product MSRHSTGLGGPPPPYETGPEPADRQSVSREPAYQSLRRSHRRFGVRATAVAVGGFLLYVLLSSFVPGLMNTALSGHLTVGLALGLGQFVLMGVIVWRYLVHMRTRVTPVVRGLRGLVRHHETAERERAAFEARTAPRGEEYRSW from the coding sequence GTGTCACGGCACTCCACGGGGCTCGGCGGGCCGCCGCCGCCCTACGAAACAGGTCCCGAACCGGCGGACCGGCAATCGGTGTCCCGCGAGCCCGCGTATCAGTCGCTGCGCCGCAGTCACCGCCGCTTCGGTGTCCGGGCCACGGCCGTCGCCGTCGGCGGCTTCCTGCTGTACGTCCTGCTGTCCAGCTTCGTGCCCGGCCTGATGAACACCGCCCTGAGCGGTCATCTCACGGTCGGACTGGCGCTGGGGCTCGGGCAGTTCGTGCTGATGGGCGTGATCGTGTGGCGCTACCTCGTGCACATGCGCACCCGGGTCACTCCGGTGGTCCGCGGTCTGCGCGGGCTGGTCCGCCACCACGAGACCGCGGAACGCGAACGCGCCGCCTTCGAGGCACGCACGGCCCCCCGCGGTGAGGAGTACCGCTCATGGTGA